In the Paenibacillus sp. FSL H7-0357 genome, one interval contains:
- a CDS encoding NAD(P)H-dependent oxidoreductase: protein MNTLVIYTHPNHKSLSYAFLQEVIRGSKENGKIKEIKVLDLYEEGFDPVLVFNEHKRRRDMHSDPALAKYREQLIWADQIVLVYPIWWGRPPAMLMGYIDQMFASGFAYKDKGGLLPEGLLKGKSVVCVSSMKGPAHYPLLWLNNSHKALMRKALFNYVGIRKVKFFEFGSMESPRGKHAKKLQQVYRYFKTVSA, encoded by the coding sequence ATGAACACACTGGTTATCTATACACATCCGAATCACAAGAGCCTCAGTTATGCTTTTTTGCAGGAAGTGATCCGGGGGAGCAAGGAGAATGGCAAGATCAAGGAAATTAAGGTGTTGGATTTATATGAGGAGGGTTTTGACCCGGTGCTGGTCTTTAATGAGCACAAACGCAGGAGGGATATGCATAGTGATCCGGCATTGGCGAAGTACAGGGAACAGCTGATCTGGGCGGACCAAATCGTGCTGGTCTACCCGATCTGGTGGGGACGGCCTCCGGCAATGTTAATGGGCTATATTGATCAGATGTTTGCTTCGGGATTTGCGTACAAGGATAAGGGCGGGCTTCTGCCGGAAGGGCTGCTGAAGGGGAAATCGGTGGTATGTGTATCCAGCATGAAAGGTCCGGCGCATTATCCGCTGCTGTGGCTGAATAATTCGCACAAAGCCCTGATGCGTAAAGCGCTGTTTAACTACGTGGGTATCCGCAAGGTGAAATTCTTCGAGTTCGGCAGCATGGAGAGCCCGCGGGGCAAGCACGCGAAGAAGCTTCAGCAGGTGTACCGCTATTTCAAAACGGTCAGTGCATAA
- a CDS encoding MarR family winged helix-turn-helix transcriptional regulator: MDQNNLFQKFVTFTTAVHQITSDISKDVKSEALTPVQYKILEYIAVSQPVTLSEISECMHMSMPNTSRELKKLSEKHLCHKITDPADRRKQGITLSPEGETMMNEAFQHIAVRFADRLAHVTAEERKEIEHALDLLQEKVFY; this comes from the coding sequence ATGGACCAGAATAATTTATTCCAGAAATTCGTGACTTTCACCACCGCTGTCCATCAAATAACAAGCGATATTTCCAAAGACGTGAAATCCGAGGCGCTAACGCCTGTTCAGTATAAAATTCTTGAATACATTGCCGTCAGCCAGCCCGTCACGCTCAGCGAAATCAGCGAATGCATGCATATGTCCATGCCCAACACGAGCCGTGAGCTGAAGAAATTAAGCGAAAAACATCTATGTCACAAAATCACCGATCCCGCCGACCGGCGCAAGCAAGGCATCACCCTCTCTCCTGAAGGCGAAACCATGATGAACGAGGCCTTCCAGCACATCGCCGTCCGGTTTGCTGACCGCCTCGCACATGTTACAGCAGAGGAACGCAAAGAGATCGAGCACGCGCTCGATCTGCTGCAGGAGAAAGTATTTTATTGA
- a CDS encoding SDR family oxidoreductase — translation MTIALTGATGQFGSIVAETLLKSVPAEKLVASVRNPEKAESLRARGVDVRHGDFDQPETLDAAFAGVDRLLIVSADGDNDTRIRQHKAAVDAAVRAGVGYIVYTSVGHADNSTLFLAPVHRATEQFIIESGIPYAFLRNNWYLENEIGSIQAVQAGAPWLTSAGEGKVGWATRRDYAEAAAVVLAGEGTENAVYELSGKPATQAELAATVGSVLGKDVAVQQVDDATYSSVMAGAGVPEAALPIVVAIQAAIREGALDIESDDFGKLLQRPLTTLSEGVSEMLNGAKA, via the coding sequence ATGACAATCGCATTAACAGGAGCAACAGGACAATTTGGTTCTATCGTAGCAGAAACCTTGCTGAAATCCGTACCGGCTGAGAAGCTTGTAGCCAGTGTAAGAAACCCGGAGAAGGCTGAGAGCCTGCGGGCCCGTGGAGTCGACGTCCGTCATGGTGATTTCGATCAGCCGGAGACACTGGATGCGGCGTTTGCCGGTGTGGACCGTCTGCTGATCGTATCAGCAGACGGAGATAATGATACCCGGATCCGCCAGCACAAGGCAGCAGTTGATGCCGCTGTGCGGGCAGGTGTAGGCTACATCGTGTACACCAGCGTTGGCCATGCCGACAACAGTACCCTGTTCCTTGCTCCGGTGCACCGTGCAACGGAACAATTCATTATTGAGTCAGGCATTCCTTATGCCTTCCTGCGCAACAACTGGTATCTGGAGAATGAGATCGGCTCCATTCAGGCCGTTCAAGCCGGAGCCCCTTGGCTGACTTCGGCTGGCGAAGGCAAGGTTGGCTGGGCTACCCGCCGCGACTATGCAGAGGCAGCAGCCGTCGTTCTGGCTGGCGAAGGTACAGAGAACGCCGTGTACGAATTGTCCGGCAAGCCGGCAACCCAGGCAGAGCTGGCTGCAACAGTCGGCAGCGTGCTGGGCAAGGACGTTGCTGTGCAGCAGGTGGATGATGCCACCTACTCCAGCGTTATGGCCGGAGCGGGCGTGCCGGAAGCAGCGCTCCCGATTGTGGTCGCGATTCAAGCCGCGATCCGCGAAGGTGCTTTGGACATCGAGAGTGATGATTTCGGGAAGCTGCTGCAGCGTCCGCTCACGACGCTTAGCGAAGGCGTAAGTGAAATGTTGAACGGTGCGAAGGCGTAA